From Streptomyces asiaticus, one genomic window encodes:
- the ftsH gene encoding ATP-dependent zinc metalloprotease FtsH, which translates to MDVKRYFRGPVMWIVLAVLAVVVLMQVVGSSGGYKSVDTSQVVKAINQNQVQSAELTTGDEHKVKIELKDNVAKISGSNKLQATYIGDQGVDLAKTLQANAQKPNGIPDGYNVSTSKQNPFVGILLSLLPFVLIVVVFLFLMNQMQGGGSRVMNFGKSKAKLITKDTPKTTFTDVAGADEAVEELQEIKEFLQEPAKFQAVGAKIPKGVLLYGPPGTGKTLLARAVAGEAGVPFYSISGSDFVEMFVGVGASRVRDLFEQAKANAPAIVFVDEIDAVGRHRGAGMGGGHDEREQTLNQLLVEMDGFDVKGGVILIAATNRPDILDPALLRPGRFDRQIAVDRPDMQGRLEILKVHQKGKPVAPDVDLSAVARRTPGFTGADLSNVLNEAALLTARSDKKLIDNHFLDEAIDRVVAGPQKRTRIMSDKEKKITAYHEGGHALVAAASPNSDPVHKVTILSRGRALGYTMVLPDEDKYSTTRNEMLDQLAYMMGGRAAEELVFHDPTTGASNDIEKATTTARAMVTQYGMTERLGAIKFGSDNSEPFLGREMAHQRDYSEEVAALVDEEVKKLIEAAHNEAWEILVENRDVLDNLVLALLEKETLNKEEIAEIFAPIVKRPARPAWTGSSRRTPSTRPPVLSPRELAPANGAQPTSAASLTKATAPEDGAERPEESDSGSES; encoded by the coding sequence ATGGACGTGAAGCGCTACTTCCGTGGGCCGGTCATGTGGATCGTGCTGGCCGTCCTCGCCGTGGTCGTGTTGATGCAGGTCGTCGGCTCGTCCGGCGGCTACAAGTCGGTGGACACCAGTCAGGTCGTCAAGGCGATCAACCAGAACCAGGTCCAGTCCGCCGAACTGACGACCGGCGACGAGCACAAGGTAAAGATCGAGCTCAAGGACAACGTCGCCAAGATCTCGGGAAGCAACAAGCTCCAGGCCACCTACATCGGTGACCAGGGCGTTGATCTCGCCAAGACTCTGCAGGCCAACGCTCAGAAGCCCAATGGGATCCCCGACGGGTACAACGTCTCGACGTCGAAGCAGAACCCCTTCGTCGGGATTCTGCTCTCGCTGCTCCCGTTCGTGCTGATCGTCGTGGTCTTCCTGTTCCTGATGAACCAGATGCAGGGCGGCGGCTCCCGGGTGATGAACTTCGGGAAGTCGAAGGCCAAGCTCATCACCAAGGACACGCCGAAGACGACCTTCACCGATGTGGCGGGGGCCGACGAGGCGGTCGAGGAGCTCCAGGAGATCAAGGAGTTCCTCCAGGAGCCGGCGAAGTTCCAGGCCGTGGGCGCCAAGATCCCCAAGGGTGTGCTGCTCTACGGCCCGCCCGGTACGGGTAAGACGCTGCTCGCGCGTGCCGTCGCGGGCGAGGCGGGTGTCCCCTTCTACTCGATCTCCGGCTCCGACTTCGTCGAGATGTTCGTGGGTGTGGGTGCCTCCCGGGTCCGCGACCTGTTCGAGCAGGCCAAGGCCAACGCCCCGGCCATCGTCTTCGTCGACGAGATCGACGCCGTCGGCCGGCACCGTGGTGCGGGCATGGGCGGCGGCCATGACGAGCGCGAGCAGACGCTGAACCAGCTGCTCGTCGAGATGGACGGCTTCGATGTGAAGGGCGGGGTCATCCTGATCGCCGCCACCAACCGGCCCGACATCCTCGACCCGGCGCTGCTGCGCCCGGGCCGCTTCGACCGGCAGATCGCCGTCGACCGCCCGGACATGCAGGGCCGGCTGGAGATCCTCAAGGTCCACCAGAAGGGCAAGCCGGTCGCCCCGGACGTCGACCTGTCGGCCGTCGCCCGTCGCACCCCCGGCTTCACCGGTGCCGATCTGTCGAACGTGCTGAACGAGGCCGCCCTGCTGACGGCCCGCAGCGACAAGAAGCTGATCGACAACCACTTCCTGGACGAGGCGATCGACCGAGTCGTGGCCGGTCCGCAGAAGCGGACCCGGATCATGAGCGACAAGGAGAAGAAGATCACCGCGTACCACGAGGGCGGTCACGCCCTGGTCGCGGCGGCGTCTCCGAACAGCGATCCGGTGCACAAGGTCACCATCCTCTCCAGAGGCCGGGCCCTGGGCTACACCATGGTCCTGCCCGACGAGGACAAGTACTCGACCACGCGCAACGAGATGCTGGACCAGCTCGCCTACATGATGGGCGGCCGGGCCGCGGAGGAGCTCGTCTTCCACGACCCGACCACGGGCGCGTCCAACGACATCGAGAAGGCCACCACCACGGCCCGCGCGATGGTCACGCAGTACGGCATGACCGAGCGGCTCGGCGCGATCAAGTTCGGCTCCGACAACTCCGAGCCGTTTCTCGGCCGTGAGATGGCTCACCAGCGCGACTACTCCGAAGAGGTCGCCGCGCTGGTGGACGAGGAGGTCAAGAAGCTCATCGAGGCCGCGCACAACGAGGCGTGGGAGATCCTCGTCGAGAACCGGGACGTCCTGGACAACCTGGTGCTGGCGCTGCTGGAGAAGGAGACGCTGAACAAGGAGGAGATCGCCGAGATCTTCGCCCCGATCGTGAAGCGTCCGGCCCGCCCGGCGTGGACCGGCTCCTCGCGGCGTACGCCCTCCACCCGCCCGCCGGTGCTCTCCCCGCGGGAGCTCGCCCCGGCGAACGGTGCCCAGCCCACCTCGGCGGCCTCGCTCACCAAGGCCACGGCGCCGGAGGACGGCGCCGAGCGGCCCGAGGAGTCGGACTCCGGCTCGGAGAGCTGA
- the hpt gene encoding hypoxanthine phosphoribosyltransferase, translated as MGTDLKSVLITEQEINAKLAELAAAIDEEYADKDLLIVGVLKGAVMVMADLARALSTPVTMDWMAVSSYGAGTQSSGVVRILKDLDTDIKGKHVLIVEDIIDSGLTLSWLLSNLGSREPASLNVCTLLRKPEAAKVAIDVKWVGFDIPSEFVVGYGLDYAEKYRNLRFVGTLAPHVYGG; from the coding sequence ATGGGCACCGACCTCAAGTCGGTCCTCATCACCGAGCAAGAGATCAACGCGAAGCTGGCCGAGCTGGCCGCCGCCATCGATGAGGAGTACGCGGACAAGGATCTGCTGATCGTCGGCGTGCTCAAGGGCGCGGTCATGGTGATGGCGGATCTGGCGCGTGCCCTCTCCACGCCGGTCACCATGGACTGGATGGCCGTGTCGTCCTACGGCGCGGGCACCCAGTCCTCTGGCGTGGTGCGTATCCTGAAGGACTTGGACACCGACATCAAGGGCAAACACGTCCTGATCGTCGAGGACATCATCGACTCCGGACTGACGCTGTCGTGGCTGCTGTCGAACCTGGGCTCGCGCGAGCCGGCCTCGCTGAACGTCTGCACCCTGCTGCGCAAGCCGGAGGCGGCCAAGGTCGCCATCGATGTGAAGTGGGTCGGCTTCGACATCCCCAGTGAGTTCGTCGTCGGCTACGGCCTGGACTACGCCGAGAAGTACCGGAACCTTCGGTTCGTCGGCACCCTGGCACCTCACGTCTACGGCGGCTGA
- the tilS gene encoding tRNA lysidine(34) synthetase TilS, whose translation MGPHPAVAAIRLAVRRVLHDILVAHSAAPSAASSPSAPPSLSSASAAPGPRGSAAPDDAPLVLAACSGGADSMALASALAFEAPRAGVRAGGVTVDHGLQQGSDARAAEVTDRMRALGLAPVEAIAVSVGRGGGPEAAARDARYAALDAAAERHGAAAVLLGHTRDDQAETVLLGLARGSGTRSLSGMAWVSGAGGRYRRPFLQLDRHTVREACLAQSLPVWDDPHNVDPSYTRSRVRHEALPILEKALGKGVVEALARTAQLSRDDADALDAWAARAEADVMTTAPAAAGGAQAVHLDTVGLHGLPTAVRRRVLRRAAIAAGAPAGSLFARHIEEVDRLITGWRGQRAINLPGRVEVRREGGRLVIRQG comes from the coding sequence ATGGGTCCCCATCCAGCGGTCGCCGCGATACGCCTCGCGGTCCGCCGCGTGCTCCACGACATCCTCGTCGCCCATTCGGCCGCGCCCTCGGCCGCCTCGTCGCCCTCCGCTCCGCCCTCCCTCTCCTCGGCGTCCGCCGCCCCCGGCCCCCGTGGCTCCGCCGCGCCGGACGACGCACCGCTCGTGCTCGCCGCCTGCTCGGGCGGCGCCGACTCCATGGCACTCGCCTCCGCGCTCGCTTTCGAGGCCCCGCGGGCCGGGGTGCGCGCCGGCGGGGTCACCGTCGACCACGGTCTCCAGCAGGGGTCCGACGCCCGCGCCGCCGAGGTCACCGACCGGATGCGGGCCCTGGGCCTGGCGCCGGTCGAGGCGATCGCCGTGTCCGTAGGCCGGGGCGGCGGACCCGAGGCCGCCGCCCGGGACGCCCGTTACGCCGCGCTGGACGCCGCCGCCGAGCGCCACGGCGCCGCCGCCGTGCTGCTCGGCCACACCCGTGACGACCAGGCCGAGACGGTTCTGCTGGGCCTCGCCCGCGGCTCCGGCACCCGCTCGCTGTCCGGTATGGCCTGGGTCTCCGGCGCCGGCGGCCGCTACCGCCGCCCGTTCCTCCAGCTGGACCGGCACACCGTCCGCGAGGCGTGCCTGGCCCAGTCGCTGCCCGTCTGGGACGACCCGCACAACGTGGACCCCTCCTACACCCGCTCCCGGGTCCGCCACGAGGCCCTGCCCATCCTGGAGAAGGCGCTGGGCAAGGGCGTCGTCGAGGCGCTCGCCCGCACCGCCCAGCTCTCCCGTGACGACGCCGACGCCCTCGACGCCTGGGCCGCCCGCGCCGAGGCCGATGTGATGACCACCGCACCGGCGGCGGCCGGTGGCGCGCAGGCCGTGCACCTCGACACCGTCGGACTGCACGGTTTGCCCACCGCCGTCCGCCGCCGGGTGCTGCGCCGGGCGGCCATCGCCGCGGGTGCGCCCGCCGGTTCGCTCTTCGCCCGCCACATCGAAGAGGTGGACCGGCTGATCACCGGCTGGCGGGGGCAGCGGGCCATCAACCTCCCCGGCCGCGTCGAGGTCCGCCGGGAGGGTGGCAGACTGGTCATCCGGCAGGGCTGA
- a CDS encoding zinc-dependent metalloprotease, with protein sequence MTSIGGVEMVDWNLAVATATRLVRPGPEVSREEARSVVAELRRHAKSSEEHVRAFTRMAVSVGPALDTPVLVVDRAGWIRANVAGFRQILKPLLGKMQDRRGGLPGGAVLGAVGGKVTGVELGMLLSFLASRVLGQYETFAPSTRELPGSPGGGRLLLVAPNIVHVERELDVAPHDFRLWVALHEETHRTQFTAVPWLRDHIESEIQAFLGETDVDPATLLERVREAFQSLSGGRPAEEGDEPDGHGAPSIIELVQTPAQREILARLTAVMSLLEGHADYVMDGVGPEVVPSVAEIREKFQKRRASGAGRLDQALRKLLGLDAKLRQYRDGERFVRAVVNQVGMDGFNRVWTSPNTLPTKAEISKPAEWVARVHRKAES encoded by the coding sequence ATGACGAGCATCGGTGGTGTGGAGATGGTCGACTGGAACCTCGCGGTCGCGACCGCGACCCGGCTGGTGCGCCCAGGGCCCGAGGTGAGCCGCGAGGAGGCGCGCTCGGTCGTCGCGGAGCTGCGTCGGCACGCCAAGTCCTCGGAGGAGCACGTCCGCGCCTTCACCCGGATGGCTGTCTCCGTCGGCCCGGCCTTGGACACCCCCGTCCTCGTCGTGGACCGCGCGGGCTGGATCAGGGCGAACGTGGCGGGCTTCCGGCAGATCCTCAAACCGCTGCTCGGCAAGATGCAGGACCGGCGCGGCGGACTGCCCGGTGGGGCGGTGCTGGGCGCGGTCGGCGGCAAGGTGACCGGCGTCGAGCTGGGGATGCTGCTGTCCTTCCTGGCCTCCCGGGTGCTCGGCCAGTACGAGACCTTCGCGCCCTCGACCCGTGAGCTGCCCGGCTCCCCGGGCGGCGGCCGGCTGCTGCTGGTGGCTCCCAACATCGTCCATGTCGAGCGCGAACTCGACGTGGCCCCGCACGACTTCCGGCTGTGGGTCGCGCTGCACGAGGAGACCCACCGCACCCAGTTCACCGCCGTGCCCTGGCTGCGCGACCACATCGAGTCCGAGATCCAGGCGTTCCTCGGCGAGACCGACGTGGACCCGGCCACCCTGCTGGAGCGGGTCCGCGAGGCCTTCCAGTCGCTGAGCGGCGGCCGTCCCGCCGAGGAGGGGGACGAGCCGGACGGGCACGGCGCGCCCAGCATCATCGAGCTCGTCCAGACCCCGGCCCAGCGGGAGATCCTGGCCCGGCTGACCGCGGTGATGTCGCTGCTGGAGGGGCACGCCGACTACGTCATGGACGGGGTGGGGCCGGAGGTCGTGCCGTCCGTCGCGGAGATCCGGGAGAAGTTCCAGAAGCGCCGGGCGAGCGGCGCGGGCCGGCTCGACCAGGCGCTGCGCAAGCTGCTGGGGCTCGACGCCAAGCTGCGGCAGTACCGTGACGGGGAGCGGTTCGTGCGGGCCGTGGTGAACCAGGTGGGCATGGACGGCTTCAACCGGGTCTGGACCTCGCCCAACACCCTTCCGACCAAGGCGGAGATCAGCAAACCCGCCGAGTGGGTCGCGCGGGTGCACCGCAAGGCGGAGTCCTAG
- the dacB gene encoding D-alanyl-D-alanine carboxypeptidase/D-alanyl-D-alanine endopeptidase, with protein MPEARSWQVREWLSHRLSRGRRELDRMRGRGLREWNRVRARVRREWRHTPREQRRTWQLVAVSAATGLVVAVVSVLLAGPWDGGRRTAERARATEDGVPGERHGGPDRPAPSAAPVLAALGTRPAPRSPDSGGDAVPPPTGAGLADTLEPLLKDPALGGERSVAVMDVTTGQQVFGAKAGTAIVPASTIKLATGAAALSALGPEHRIRTSVVAGAGKHDIVLVGGGDPTLTARAVKGDDHPAALRQLADATARALKKRGTGPYRLGYDTSLYSGPKLHTIGPNENLSPVVPLMADEGRKDDSDHGPAPRAEDPAADAAGAFAAMLRDRGVEVKDEPRAGKAAKGARTVASVRSQPLSSLVERMLTTSDNDIAEALSRQTAIAAGEPASFEGGAKAVTQRLRKLELPLGGVRIADGSGLDRADHVSAGLLAQVLVRAADRDHPELRPLLTGLPVAGFTGTLRTRYAQDAVGRGVVRAKTGTLTGVNSLAGSVVDADGRLLVFAYLTNGTTDATGAQRALDRMASALANCGCR; from the coding sequence GTGCCTGAAGCCCGATCGTGGCAGGTCAGGGAGTGGCTGAGCCACCGGCTGAGCCGTGGGCGACGCGAGTTGGACCGGATGCGCGGGCGTGGGCTGCGCGAGTGGAACCGCGTGCGCGCCCGGGTCCGGCGCGAATGGCGTCATACGCCGCGGGAGCAGCGGCGGACGTGGCAGCTGGTGGCGGTCTCCGCCGCGACCGGCCTGGTCGTCGCCGTGGTGTCGGTGCTGCTGGCCGGGCCCTGGGACGGCGGCCGGCGGACGGCCGAACGCGCCCGCGCCACCGAGGACGGTGTCCCGGGCGAGCGGCACGGCGGCCCGGACCGCCCCGCGCCCAGCGCCGCGCCCGTCCTGGCGGCGCTCGGCACGCGGCCCGCGCCCCGGTCGCCGGACAGCGGCGGCGACGCCGTGCCGCCGCCCACCGGGGCGGGGCTCGCCGACACCCTCGAACCGCTGCTGAAGGACCCCGCGTTGGGCGGTGAGCGCTCGGTGGCGGTGATGGACGTGACCACCGGTCAGCAGGTGTTCGGCGCCAAGGCGGGCACGGCCATCGTCCCCGCCTCGACGATCAAGCTCGCGACCGGTGCCGCGGCCCTCTCCGCCCTCGGCCCGGAGCACCGCATCAGGACCAGCGTCGTGGCGGGCGCGGGCAAACACGACATCGTGCTCGTCGGCGGCGGCGACCCCACGCTCACCGCGCGGGCCGTCAAGGGGGACGACCACCCCGCCGCACTCCGCCAGTTGGCCGATGCCACCGCCCGCGCCCTGAAGAAGCGCGGTACCGGCCCCTACCGGCTCGGCTATGACACCTCCCTCTACTCCGGGCCGAAGCTCCACACCATCGGCCCCAACGAGAACCTCTCGCCCGTCGTCCCCCTGATGGCCGACGAGGGCCGTAAGGACGACAGCGACCACGGCCCGGCCCCGCGCGCCGAGGACCCGGCCGCCGACGCCGCCGGTGCCTTCGCCGCGATGCTGCGCGACCGCGGCGTCGAGGTGAAGGACGAGCCCCGGGCGGGCAAGGCCGCCAAGGGCGCCCGTACGGTGGCCTCCGTCCGCTCCCAGCCGCTGTCCTCGCTCGTCGAGCGGATGCTGACCACCAGCGACAACGACATCGCCGAGGCCCTGTCCCGGCAGACCGCCATCGCCGCGGGCGAGCCCGCCAGCTTCGAGGGCGGGGCGAAGGCCGTGACCCAGCGGCTGCGCAAGCTGGAGCTGCCGCTGGGCGGAGTCCGGATCGCGGACGGCAGCGGGCTCGACCGCGCCGACCACGTCTCCGCCGGGCTGCTCGCCCAGGTGCTGGTGCGCGCGGCCGACCGCGACCACCCCGAACTGCGGCCGCTGCTCACCGGGCTGCCGGTGGCCGGATTCACCGGCACCCTGCGCACCCGCTACGCCCAGGACGCGGTCGGCCGGGGCGTGGTCCGCGCCAAGACCGGCACCCTCACCGGGGTCAACAGCCTCGCGGGCTCGGTCGTGGACGCGGACGGCCGGCTGCTGGTCTTCGCGTACCTGACCAACGGCACCACCGACGCCACCGGCGCCCAGCGCGCCCTGGACCGGATGGCCTCGGCCCTCGCCAACTGCGGCTGCCGCTGA
- a CDS encoding inorganic diphosphatase, with protein MEFDVTIEIPKGSRNKYEVDHETGRIRLDRRLFTSTSYPADYGFVENTLGEDGDPLDALVILDEPTFPGCLIKCRAIGMFRMTDEAGGDDKLLCVPASDPRVEHLRDIHHVSEFDRLEIQHFFEVYKDLEPGKSVEGANWVGRAEAEAEVEASIKRLEAAGGH; from the coding sequence GTGGAGTTCGACGTCACCATCGAGATCCCGAAGGGTTCGCGGAACAAGTACGAGGTGGACCACGAGACGGGTCGCATCCGCCTTGACCGGCGACTCTTCACGTCGACCAGCTACCCCGCGGACTACGGCTTCGTCGAGAACACCCTCGGCGAGGACGGTGATCCGCTGGACGCACTGGTCATTCTCGACGAGCCGACGTTCCCCGGCTGCCTGATCAAGTGCCGCGCCATCGGCATGTTCAGGATGACCGACGAGGCGGGCGGCGATGACAAGCTGCTTTGCGTACCGGCCTCCGACCCCCGGGTGGAGCATCTGCGTGATATTCACCACGTTTCAGAGTTCGATCGCCTGGAAATCCAGCACTTCTTCGAGGTCTACAAGGACCTGGAGCCGGGGAAGTCGGTCGAGGGGGCCAACTGGGTGGGCCGCGCCGAGGCCGAGGCCGAGGTGGAGGCGTCCATCAAGCGTCTCGAGGCCGCCGGCGGCCACTGA
- a CDS encoding threonine/serine ThrE exporter family protein, with amino-acid sequence MPRAVSAAETDTGEQQKPLSDEARSAFTPPLGVPLPPPPEDEHPTSEFAVPDGLTAEAPTEPEGSAFVPPAGVKTPSNNQTTGGFPVITPPNGIPIVRLTKDAPWQDRMRTMLRMPISERPTPERVERQDDTGPAVPRVLDLTLRIAELLLAGGEGAEDVEAAMLGVAHAYGLDRCEPTVTFTLLSVSYQPSLVDDPVTASRTVRRRGTDYTRLSAVFRLVDDITSRDDFTLEEAYRRLAEIRRNRHPYPGWALTVAGGGLAGAASMLVGGDWPVFFAAALGAMLGDRLAWLASGRGLPEFYQFVAAAMPPAAIGVALSLANSGLQASAVITGGLFALIPGRALVAGVQDGLTGYYITAAARLLEVGYLIVGIVCGVLTVLYGGLQLDAKLNPEAALRHVERPYIQILAAMLLALTFCILLQQERHTVLFATLNGGVAWVVYGALADTARVPPVAATTVAAGLVGLFGQLLSRYRYASALPYVTAAIGPLLPGSATYFGLLALAQGNLDRGIPHLTQAAALALAIAIGVNLGGEAARLFLKMPGADTDPSGRRAAKRTRGF; translated from the coding sequence ATGCCGCGTGCCGTGAGCGCGGCGGAGACGGACACGGGGGAGCAGCAGAAGCCGCTGTCCGACGAGGCGCGCAGCGCCTTCACCCCGCCCCTGGGCGTACCCCTGCCGCCGCCGCCCGAGGACGAGCACCCGACATCGGAGTTCGCCGTCCCGGACGGGCTGACGGCGGAAGCCCCCACTGAGCCCGAGGGCTCGGCGTTCGTGCCGCCCGCCGGGGTGAAGACCCCCTCGAACAACCAGACCACCGGCGGCTTCCCCGTCATCACCCCGCCGAACGGCATCCCCATCGTCCGGCTGACCAAGGACGCCCCCTGGCAGGACCGGATGCGCACGATGCTGCGCATGCCGATCAGCGAGCGCCCGACGCCCGAGCGCGTCGAGCGGCAGGACGACACGGGCCCGGCCGTGCCGCGTGTGCTCGACCTCACTCTCCGCATCGCCGAGCTGCTGCTCGCGGGCGGTGAGGGGGCCGAGGACGTCGAGGCGGCGATGCTCGGCGTGGCGCACGCGTACGGGCTCGACCGCTGCGAGCCGACCGTCACCTTCACCCTGCTGTCGGTCAGCTACCAGCCCTCGCTGGTGGACGACCCGGTCACCGCCAGCCGGACCGTGCGGCGCCGGGGCACCGACTACACCCGGCTGTCCGCGGTCTTCCGGCTCGTGGACGACATCACCTCGCGGGACGACTTCACGCTGGAGGAGGCGTACCGGCGGCTCGCCGAGATACGCCGTAACCGCCACCCCTACCCCGGCTGGGCGCTCACCGTGGCCGGTGGCGGGCTGGCCGGCGCGGCGAGCATGCTGGTCGGCGGTGACTGGCCGGTCTTCTTCGCGGCGGCCCTCGGCGCGATGCTCGGCGACCGGCTGGCGTGGCTGGCCTCGGGGCGCGGGCTTCCGGAGTTCTACCAGTTCGTGGCCGCGGCGATGCCGCCCGCCGCGATCGGGGTGGCGCTCAGCCTCGCCAACTCCGGGCTCCAGGCGTCCGCCGTGATCACCGGTGGGCTGTTCGCGCTGATCCCGGGGCGGGCGCTGGTCGCGGGCGTCCAGGACGGGCTGACCGGCTACTACATCACCGCGGCGGCGCGCCTGCTGGAGGTCGGCTATCTGATCGTCGGCATCGTCTGCGGGGTGCTCACGGTGCTCTACGGGGGTCTCCAGCTCGACGCCAAGCTCAACCCGGAGGCGGCGCTGCGCCATGTGGAGCGGCCGTACATCCAGATCCTGGCGGCGATGCTGCTCGCGCTGACCTTCTGCATCCTGCTCCAGCAGGAACGTCACACCGTGCTGTTCGCCACGCTCAACGGCGGGGTCGCCTGGGTGGTCTACGGCGCGCTGGCCGACACCGCGCGCGTCCCGCCGGTGGCCGCCACGACCGTGGCCGCCGGGCTGGTCGGCCTCTTCGGCCAGCTGCTCTCGCGGTACAGATACGCCTCGGCGCTGCCGTACGTCACGGCGGCGATAGGGCCACTGCTGCCCGGTAGCGCGACCTACTTCGGGCTGCTCGCGCTGGCCCAGGGCAACCTGGACCGCGGCATTCCGCACCTCACCCAGGCGGCGGCACTGGCCCTGGCGATCGCCATAGGGGTGAACCTGGGAGGCGAGGCCGCGCGCCTCTTCCTGAAGATGCCCGGCGCGGACACCGACCCCTCCGGCCGCCGCGCCGCCAAGCGCACGCGGGGCTTCTGA
- a CDS encoding DedA family protein, whose product MTTLALGPQWLDPDYLIETFGLLGVLAIVFAESGLLIGFFLPGDSLLFTTGLLVTTDVIKQDLWLVCGAVAVAAILGDQAGYLFGRKVGPSLFRRPDSKLFKQENVEKAHEFFEKHGPKSLILARFVPIVRTFTPIIAGVSRMNYRSFIIFNVIGGVLWGTGVTLLGSALGKVDFVHQHIELILIAIVLLSIIPIVIEFLRARGKAKKEAAAQPEPQGPAAGSPSQGPQGPQGPRGRHAKR is encoded by the coding sequence GTGACCACCCTCGCGCTCGGCCCTCAGTGGCTGGACCCGGACTATCTGATCGAGACCTTCGGTCTGCTCGGCGTCCTGGCCATCGTTTTCGCGGAGTCCGGCCTGCTCATCGGCTTCTTCCTGCCGGGCGACTCGCTGCTGTTCACCACCGGTCTGCTGGTGACCACCGATGTGATCAAGCAGGATCTGTGGCTGGTGTGCGGGGCCGTGGCGGTCGCCGCGATCCTCGGTGACCAGGCCGGATATCTCTTCGGCCGCAAGGTGGGGCCGTCGCTCTTCCGGCGCCCCGACTCCAAGCTCTTCAAACAGGAGAACGTGGAGAAGGCGCATGAGTTCTTCGAGAAGCACGGGCCGAAGTCGCTGATCCTCGCGCGCTTCGTGCCCATCGTGCGGACGTTCACGCCGATCATCGCGGGCGTGAGCCGGATGAACTACCGCTCGTTCATCATCTTCAACGTCATCGGCGGTGTGCTGTGGGGCACCGGCGTCACGCTGCTCGGCTCGGCGCTCGGGAAGGTCGACTTCGTGCATCAGCACATCGAGCTGATTCTGATCGCGATCGTGCTGCTGTCGATCATCCCGATCGTGATCGAGTTCCTCCGGGCGCGCGGCAAGGCGAAGAAGGAGGCCGCCGCGCAGCCGGAGCCGCAGGGCCCGGCCGCAGGTTCCCCCTCCCAGGGGCCGCAGGGGCCGCAGGGGCCGCGCGGGCGCCACGCCAAGCGCTGA
- a CDS encoding MerR family transcriptional regulator has product MSYSVGQVAGFAGVTVRTLHHYDEIGLLRPGARSAAGHRRYDDADLDRLQRILFYRELGFPLEEVAVLLDDPDIDPQAHLRRQYQLLSDRIERLRKMAAAVERAMEARKMGINLTPEEKFEVFGDFDPDQYQEEVERRWGNTEEYRESQRRAASYTKEDWKRIQEEGDDITNRFVALMGAGTPTESEAAMDLAEEHRQWICRSHYECGHELHTCLGRMYVSDHRFTENIDKAGPGLAVYLRDAILANAERHGYRASDGG; this is encoded by the coding sequence ATGAGCTATTCCGTGGGACAGGTGGCGGGCTTCGCCGGTGTCACGGTGCGCACGCTGCACCACTACGACGAGATCGGGCTGTTGCGCCCCGGCGCCCGCAGCGCGGCCGGGCACCGGCGTTACGACGACGCCGACCTCGACCGGCTACAGCGGATCCTGTTCTACCGGGAGCTCGGCTTTCCGCTCGAAGAGGTGGCGGTGCTGCTCGACGACCCGGATATCGATCCGCAGGCCCACCTGCGGCGTCAGTACCAGTTGCTGTCCGACCGGATCGAGCGGCTGCGGAAGATGGCCGCTGCCGTCGAACGAGCCATGGAGGCGCGGAAGATGGGCATCAATCTGACCCCCGAGGAGAAGTTCGAGGTCTTCGGGGACTTCGACCCGGACCAGTACCAGGAGGAGGTCGAGCGGCGCTGGGGGAACACCGAGGAGTACCGGGAGTCCCAGCGCAGGGCGGCCTCGTACACCAAGGAGGACTGGAAGCGGATCCAGGAGGAGGGGGACGACATCACCAACCGCTTCGTCGCGCTGATGGGCGCGGGCACCCCGACGGAGTCCGAGGCGGCGATGGACCTCGCCGAGGAGCACCGGCAGTGGATCTGCCGGAGCCACTACGAGTGCGGCCATGAGCTGCACACCTGTTTGGGCCGGATGTATGTCTCGGACCACCGCTTCACGGAGAACATCGACAAGGCCGGGCCGGGGCTGGCCGTCTACCTCCGGGACGCGATCCTCGCCAACGCGGAGCGGCACGGCTACCGGGCGTCCGACGGAGGGTGA